One Acidobacteriota bacterium genomic window, GCCCGCCAGCCGCGGCCACGTGCGCAATACCTGCGCCCATCGTTCCTGCACCGATCACACCGACAACAGTATCTGGCGGCAGCACGCTCATCAGGATCCCGTGAAGTTCGGCGGCCGCTTGTCGAAGAAGGCTGCAACACCCTCGCGGTAGTCGTTCGACCGGCCTAGCGCATCTTGCGTGTCGCGTTCTGCGTCAAGCTGCTGGTCGAGAGTGTGGTCGAACGAGTGAGCGAGCAGCTCCTTGAGCTTGGAGAACCCAAGTGTGGGACCCGAAGCGAGCTGTTGTGCGGTGGTGGTAACGGTTTTGGCGAGATCAGCGTCATCGACAACCGACCAGATCAGCCCCCATTCGACGGCCTTCTCGGCCGAAAGCGGCTCTGCAAGCATTGCGAGACCCATGGCGCGGGCGGAACCTACCAGACGCGGCAACGTCCACGTGCCGCCGCTGTCGGGGACAAGGCCAATCTTCGCAAAGGCTTGGATGAACTTCGCCGAGCGTGCCGCGAACACGAGATCGCATGCCAACGCCAGGTTCGCTCCAGCGCCCGCGGCTACTCCGTTCACGGCCGCGATCACAGGCTTTGGCATTGTGGTGATGAGGCGAACGATCGGGTTGTATCGTTCGTCGAGCGACTCAAACAGGTTGGGTGGTTCGTCTTCTTCACCGGTGACGGTGCGGTCTGCAAGATCCTGACCTGCACAGAATGCCCTGCCGGCACCGGTGATCACCACACACCGGACGCTGCCGTCAGAGCCGGCTTGGCGAAGCGCATCGTGCAGGTCAACCGTCATTGCAGCGGTGAACGTGTTCAACCGATCGGGGCGGTTGAGGGTGATTGTGAGAACGCCGCTGTTACGTTCACTGAGAATGTGGTTTTCGGTCATTCGATCAACTCCGACTCGGTCGACACGATTTTACGCCGCCGCACGCCGGATTGTGACCCACCGCGCCAGAAATGTCTATCGGCCGACCTTGAGACGGAACCATCACCAACCACACTCCGTCATAGGCCACCCGATGTTGGCGACAGGTAGCCTTGTGCCATGGCGAACCTCCGTAAACAGCTCGTTGCGCTGATAGACAACCCACAGGCGTTCCTCAACCATGACAGCCCAGAGCTGAGAAGACTCGCCGTCTCACACCTAGCCGGAACGACGTCAATCGACGACGTCGACACCTTCTGCGAAATGTTGGTCAATGACCCCGACGCGCGGGTACGAAGCGAAGCTGCTGAGAGCATTGGCCTCTCCGGGCTGGACCGCACCGAAAGTCTGCTGGCAGCTTTGGACGATACCGACGAGACCGTCGTCGAGGCGGTCGTGACGGGCCTCGGCGAATTGGAAGACGAGCGTTCTGTACCTTCGCTTATCGACCTCGCATACACTGGATCAACCAAGATGATCAGGGAGGCAGCGGTCGCTGCGCTGGGCGCCGTCGGACACGCCGATGCGTTGCCTGTGCTCATGGATCTTGTCGTCTCGGGTCCGCCGCAGGTACGGCGCAGGTGCGTTGTTGCGCTCACCGTGTTCGACGGCGACGAGGTCGAAGCCGCATTGCGCGCCGCGGCTAAGGACAACAATCCAATGGTCCGCGAAGCTGCCGAAATGGTGGTCGGAAGGCCCGCACCGCAATGGGAACCAATCGACATCTCACCCAGCAGTGAGAACTCCTAGAGGTCATCAGTGATCGGCGTGGTCTTCGCGTACCCATTCCGCTCCACCTGGCCAATGTTCCTTCTTCCAAATCGGGGCGCGACGTTTCAGCTCGTCGATGACGTAGCGTGCGGCTTCGAAAGATTCGGCACGGTGCGCTGACGAGACAGCAACAGCGACCGACACCTCTCGCACGCGCAATTCACCGAGCCGATGTGCAGCACAAATGCGCAGAATGTCCCACCGCTTGGTGGCTTCAACGAGAATCTCAGCGATCTTGTCTTCGACCACACCGGTGTACGCCTCGTACTCGAGATGGCTGACATCGGCTTTTCCGGGAGCATGGTTCCTCACGGTGCCAGAGAAAAGAACCGACGCTCCTGCCCGGTCGTCTTGGACCTCCTCAAGCATCGCCTGGAGATCGATCACATCGTTGCTCACCGCAACGTTTTGCGCTGAAATGGGGTCCATAGCTCTAATCCTCGGATACAATCAGGTGGGTTATGAACAATACTTCTGATCCCGACGACACGACAGACGATACCCACGCAGCCGAAGCGCACACTGGGGATCAAGATGTCTCCCGTCTTCTCCCCGATGAACTCGGTGGTCAGGCTGCAGGGCCGCTTGACCCGGACCCGAAAACCTCGGAGGCCTCACTCCCACAAGATCGCCGCTTTGCGGAGCCAGCGGATTCAGACCCACCGCTTCCGCGGTCTCAGACGCCCCTGCCGGCAAACCTCGATCCCACATCGCCGCTCGGTAGCGTGCTGTTCGAGGAGGGAATCGCGCAACGCAGCATCGAATCGGACCGCGACGACGACATCGGCTCGCACTCTCTGCTCCCGGGTGTCTTTGGAGCGATTTCGCTCAGCCTACCATCGGATGACTCACCGGCGACTTCCACCGATCCGGTTTTTGCTCCTCGCGAGCCAGTTCCGGGAAGCGATCCTCGAACCACCTCTGCGCACGATGCTCGGTCGACAAGACGCGACCCTCCGTCGCGCATAGCGCTGCTCGGCCTTACGCTGGTGGCGTCGATCTTGGGCGCCACTCTCATGCTTGGCGGTATTTGGGCTTTCGGCGGCTTTGACGATCCCACACCAGCGGTCGTAACGACTACATCTCAGACGCCAACGGCGTCAGCGTCTCCACTGCTCATCGCGACACCATCCTCCGGCCCAGCAGTAGAATCAGACCCTGTACGAGTCGGCAACAGGGTTGTGCCGTCAATCGTCCGGATAGAAGTAGGAACGATCGTTGACGGGTTCCTTGACCCCTTTGCATCCGGGTCGGGTGTCGTCATTTCAAGCGATGGATTCATCGTGACTAACAACCACGTCGTGAGAAATGCTCAAGACGTCCAGGTCATCTTCGACGATGGACGGACCTTCAATGCAACGATCATCGGAACGGACCCGATCACGGACCTTGCGGTGTTGCGAATCGACGCAACTGGATTGACACCCATCCAGATCGGCCTGACAAGCGAGCTTTCCATCGGCTCTGAAGCGATTGTTATCGGCAGTCCGCTGCGGTTGTCGGGTGGGCCGTCGCTGACGGTCGGTGTGATCTCGGCTTTTGATCGCCAGGTCAATACCGAATCGAGCACACTCTTTGGCATGCTGCAGACTGATGCGGCGATCAACCCGGGGTCGTCAGGTGGAGCGCTTGTCAATGGCGACGGCCAACTGATCGGGATCGTGACGGCAATTGCTGTCAGTAATGCGGGACCAGAAGGCATCGGATTTGCCACACCGGTTGAAGTCGTCGTTCGTATAACGAACGAAATCCGCCAAACCGGAGATGTCCGCCATGCGTTTCTCGGCATCAGCGGGATCAGCGAACTCAGCGAACAGGCCGACGGTTCGGTGCTCCCCATCGGGGCACGCGTAGCCGAGTTGGTCGCCGGTGGTGCGGCCGAGCTTGCCGGCGTCGAAGTCAGCGACATCATCATCTCGGTTGACGGCACGCCTCGCTCGACCATGGACGCCCTCATCAGCGGGCTACGCTTGTATGTGGTTGGTGACGAAATCAATCTCGTGGTCCTCAGAGACGGCGAAGAGCTGAGCATCTCAGTGACATTGGGAGAGCGACCGGACGACTCGTGAGCGACAGCATATTCGACAAGCTATTCGAACTTTTCCAGTCATCGGGTCCGGTGAACTGGAAGCTCGGCGGCGAGGTAATGCGAAGTATTGTCGGTGACCCTGACCCGATCGAGCCGCGCGTCACCGAGGAGTACCTCGACCTCGCCGGTGCGGCCGAACTCAAGATTCAAGGTACCGGGCTGCTTTCTTCTGTCTCGTCCGATCGCATCCAGCCCGTAGACCGCAAGACCTGGGCCGAGCTCAACGAGCGCTCGTTTGAATGGTTCATCCTCCCCCTTGCGAACCAAATGACGGCCATGGGGGATGGGCCGATGAGCGGCCTCATGGGTTCGCTTGCACCTGCCCTGGCGGGCATGCAATCGGGCACCATGGTTGGATTCATGTCGCATCGAGTTCTCGGACAATTCGACACCGGGCTCCCGGCACTCGGGCAACAGAACGCGATCCTCGTGATCCCAGCAATCGAAAGCTTCGCAACCGACAACGGGCTGGACGCCCACGATGTCCGTTTTTGGGCGGCGCTTCGCGCCGTTGCCTACCGATCGCTGCTCAACCGCCCGGGTATTGAAGATCTCATTGCAGAAATAGTGGTTGCGTTCTTGGAAACCGTTGAGTTCGACATGTCGCGACTCACTGGCGGAACCTCGGACGCCGGCTCCATGGATCTCGAAAGCCTCCTCTCGGGCGACGGGGGGATCGGTCAACTCCTCAACGCCTCCCATGACGCGCAGAAGCTGAAGAAAGTCCAAGGACTACTCGCAACTCTCGAAGGTTTCGTTGACGTGGTTGTCGAGGCGGCGGCATCCGACATGCTCAGATCACTTGATGACATCGTCGCCGCCCACACCGCGAGACGCGCCGAGCCGGGACAGGCCGACGACGGCGTCGGTGCGATCATCGGTCTCCGCTTCGACCGCAATCTCGCTAGTGACGCGAGCCATCTAGTCCGCGAGCTTGTTGACAAGTGGGGCGTAGAGTCACTCAACCAGCTTTGGTCTTCGGCTGAGACGGTTCCAACCGCCGATGAACTCACCGACCCTGTGGGGTGGGTGGCGCGCAACTACCTTCCCGACCTCGACTAGGGAACCGTCAGAAGATCGACTCCCTGCGGGTTCGCCGAACGAAACGAGTGTGGGGCAGACAGGTGCACAGACACTCCGGTTTTCAGCTTCAGGACTCCGGAGTACCATTCGTGGGACATTCCCCTAACCGAGAGAGGCGCGATCCATGGCGACAACAGTTGGTGCAGCCGCACCCTCCTTCACCCTCACCGCTCCAGACAAGTCTGAGGTAAGGCTCAGCGACTTCAGAGGCAAGAACACACTTGTCGTCTTCATTCCGTTTGCGTTCTCGGGTATCTGTACCGGCGAGCTCTGCACCATTCGTGACAGCCTCGCGGCCCTCAACGATCTCGACACACAAGTCGTCGTGATTACGTGCGACTCGTTTTTCACCAACGGCGCCTGGAGCGAGAAGAACGAGTTCACGTTCCCTGTCCTTTCTGACTACTGGCCACACGGAGTGGTCAGCAAAGAGTACGGGGTGTTCAACGAAGACGCCGGCGTTGCAAACCGGTACACATTCATTCTTGATGCTGACGGGATCGTCCGCGAGATCGTAAACACTGACTCGCTCGGCGAACGACGCGAGTTCGCTCTCTACACTGAGGCCCTCGCCAAGCTCTAAGCACGTCAACACGCGCCTTCCGCACGATTGGCGTCCAACTCGGCAAGCGCGGGATTGGACGCCAAGTTCGCGACGGGGTGGTCCATCCTGCGCTTTCCTGGGCACGCCGGGCCGACAAAGCTAGCCTTGACCACGGAAAGGACCCTGAATGGATTTCGGATTTAGCGAACGCTGCGAGGGATTCCGCGAGGAGTTGCTTGCGTTCATGGACGACCACGTGTATGGGGCTGAGAAGGCGAACTTCGCCGAGATGGCGGCGGAAGATCCGTACTCGGGGACTTCTGTCGTTTCGGCCATCAAAGAGAAGGCTAAAACGCAAGGACTATGGAACCTCTTCCTCCCCGACGACAAGTGGGGTCCAGGCCTCTCGAACGTCGACTACGCACCACTTGCCGAGATCATGGGGCGATCAATCGAGATCGCACCTGAAGCGACAAACTGCGCTGCGCCCGACACCGGCAATATGGAGGTCTTGACCCATTTTGGCACCGAGGCACAGCAGCAGGAATGGCTGATGCCCCTGCTCGCTGGTGAGATTCGGTCAGCCTTTTCAATGACCGAGCCAAGGGTCGCGAGCAGCGATCCGCGCAACCTTGAAACCACGATCGTTGCCGACGGCGACGACTTCGTCGTCAACGGGCTCAAGTGGTGGATCACCGGCGCCGCGGCAACGGATTGCAAAATCTCGATCGTGATGGGAGTCACGAACGTAGACGCACCACCAAAACAGCGTTACTCAATGATCCTCGTCCCGATGGACGCAGATGGCATGAAGATCGAGCGCACCATGCCGGTGTTCGGTTTCGCAGAACGAGGCGGCCACTGCGAGATTTCCTACAACAACGTCCGGGTCTCCAAGACGAACATCATCGGCGAGCCCGGGACGGGCTATCAGATCGCCCAGGCCCGACTCGGCCCCGGGAGAATCCACCACTGCATGCGCGTTATCGGGGTTGCGGAGCGGGCGTTAGACATGATGAAGGAGCGTGTGAAATCACGGACCGCGTTCGGCGGGCCGCTGTCCGAAAACGCGGTCATCCAAGAATGGATTGCAGAGTCGCGGATGCGGATCGACCAGGCTCGTCTCCTTGTCATGCGCGCGGCGTGGAGAATCGACACGATGGGCAACCGGTCGGCACGGGTCGACGTGTCCGCTATCAAAGTCGTGGCCCCGAACGCGGCGCTTTGGGTCATCGACAAGGCAATTCAGGCACACGGGGGTGCCGGCATCGGCGACGACTTCGGACTGTCGCGTATGTACGCGTTTGCTCGCGCGCTGCGTATCGCCGACGGCCCCGACGAAGTACACCGAATGGTTGTCGCACGCAGCGAACTTCGATAGCGATTGGCTTTTGGCCGCAGCCGGGTAGGGTCAACCGAAGATTCTGCGCCACCAGCGCGAAAGCATGTTGCGATATGTTGGCCGGGGCAGCTCCGCAAGCACAGCCTCTAAGTGGTCCGGCGGCAAGTCGCCCACCAGAACATAGGTTGATCCGCCTGACACCCACGAAACTGAAACCGCGGTCGGTGTTGCAGAGCGACTGTATCTCGCCAATCCGATCTCAACCTCGCTAGCACCCTGAAACTCGCTCAGGGCAACGTCTCCGTCGAGTTCGAACACGGAAAACGAAAATAATCCATCGGTGTAAAACACCTGCTGGGCACCGCCGACAGCCTCGTAGACATCGGCAATCGCATAACCGGCAGCGGTTTCGGGCAGCGCGTTCGAGTCAAGCGTTGCGGCCATCACAACATCGTATGCGCCGGCACCTACGAGTTCCTCGTAGAGACGCATGTTCGAACGGCCAAACGACACCATCGTCGAAGACCGGAATAAGTTCCCATCACCATCGAAAATCCTTGTGGAAAGCGGGGCCCCGGTTGCCTTGTCGTACTGGATGGTGCAACGCAGCAAGTCGCCTTCGCGCACCTCAATGACCTGAGTAGCGCGGCCCAACATTGAATCTCCTGCCAACGACCGGATCTGGTAGCGATCCGACAGCGCCACCGTCGACCATCCGGCAAGAGCCACACCACCACCGTCAGCGCGTGTCACCGACCCTTCGCCGACTACAAGCCAGGATCCGCCAGCCGACACGAACTCCATGGTGCCAATGTGCTCGATCTCGTAAATACCGGCAGACGCCACGCCATCCCAAGTGCTAACAACAATTCGAACACCGCTGTAAACCGCCGCATCGGCCCGATCGCCGTACTCCTGATCGTCGGCAACCGAGGGCGAAACGATCGAGATCGAGAGGAGACCAACAGCAAGAGCCAGACCAACCTGACGAAACATCACGGACTGCTCACCGAAACGAATGTTGCTCCTGATGGGAGCAGCGAAAGCGGCGACTGTACGGAGTCTCGGGCGCCGTGCTGCACAAGGAATGAATCGAGATTTACCGTAGGTCCCTGCGGAGAAGACGTTGAGAATGATACGAAAGCTACGAACGCCGCCGCAGCAGCGCCTGCCGCCAGCCATGACATTCGACGCCGCGAGATCGGAACTACAACACCGACATCGCCGTCCGTCGCCTGATGCAACACGGGATCAAGGCGAGGGAGAGCCCTGATCGCGATGCGGGCGCCGTCCATCTCGTACAGCTCGTTGCGACATTCAGCACAAAGCACCATGTGGGCGAACACAACCGGCTGCTCAGCAGTCGGAAGTTCGCCATCGAGATACGCGGACAATTCCGCCTTGTAGTGAATGTCGGGGAGGGCACGGTCAGGGACTTCGAGTCGCGGCATGGTACGCAACATCGTCCGAGCCTCACGAAGCTCATGGAATTCAGCAATGCAGTCAAGGCAGGTATCGAGGTGTGACACCACTGCCTCAAGCTCGTTGTTGGAAAGTTCGGCATCGAGGTACGCCGAGAGCAACTCGCCCACGGTGCAAGCGTGCACTACATCGGCCATGTCAGCAGCCCTCGCAACATCTTGCGGCCGCGGTGGATGCGGCTGCGGACGGTACCGACGGGGATGTCAACCGCGTCAGAAATCTCGTCATAAGACAGACCGACAACGTCGCACAGAACGACACACTCCCTGAAGTCCATGGGGAGTTTGAGGAGTGCTGATTGCACGTCCTCTGACAGGCGGACCGACGAAAGAACTTCGTCGGGTGATGGGCTGGAAACACCGATACCCCGGTCGTCATCTCGCAAGGGGATTGTAGGCCGGCGTTTCTGTTTGCGGATATTGTCGAGAAAGACGTTACGGGTGATACGCCAGAGCCAACCCTCAAACGATCCAGGGGTGTATCGCTCGAGGCCTGTGCGGACGCGGAGAAGGACCTCTTGGACGAGGTCCGCCGAGTCATCGGGGTTGCCGGTGAGCCGGTACGCATAGTTGTAGATCTTCCGCCCATAGCGACGCGCTACGTCTTCCCAGTTGGGTACGAGTTCTTCAGCCATGTCTTCCCCGATTCTCCACCTAGCTAACGCTGATGGGTTCGGTTCGGTTCCCGGGCGGGACTGTTCGGTCGCTGGTCAAGGAATAGCGCCCTTCGGCGGTCTACTCCTTCTCAGCAGGCTCCTCTTCAGCGCCTTCCTCAAGTCCCTTTTTGAACTCAGAGGCGGAAGCGCCGAGTGACCGTGCGAGCTTTGGCAGCTTGGTTGCACCGAACAGAACCACGACGATCAGAAGGATCCAGATGAAGTCGCTACCGGCGAGGTTACTCATTATCGATTTTCTCCTTGGCAGTCATGGACGATTCTACCCCCACGTGGGGTTTGTTCAACCATCGGCAGCAAAAGCAAACGAATCAACGAACGCTTGTAAGCGTTCGCGCGGAATATAGCGAACCGTGTAGGCACGTTTTTCCCTCGCATAAATATCGAACGGTCCGTATTTGTCGGTGATGAGCAAGCCTCGATCTGACCCGGACCGCTGAAAATCTATTGTAAACGTCATCATCTCTGACGATTGCAGTTCAGGATGGCCACCCTCGATATGGCGAACAACCGCTACATATGTCGAAACACCGTCCTTGAAGGCAACAAAAGAAGAATCTCCCGAAGCGCGAATGTGGTACCCGCCAATCTGGAAGAGTCCTTGGGCTAGGGCACCGATCGACACAGTCGCCGGATCGATACTTTGAAGCCGAAGACCTGCGTCGACGCGTTCCGAGAACCTAAGCATCTCGCCGAGCGGAGTGATGCCGTCCTCGCCCGAACGGTCCTTCAATCTGGGGGCAAGGTCCATTTCGGATTGCGTTAGGCCGCGGAACGGGTCGCCCTTCGCTGTCGTGTGCGCCAACGCAACGTCGCGCAGGTCGGGAATCTCTTCGGGGTCCGTGACGTCCACGGCACCGACGTCGACACGCGCCCCGTTGCATATACCAAAAACGCGCACCGTCTCCACTCCGCCGAGCGGAAGACCGTTACGACGTTTCTCATGCAGGACTCGCAATGCCTCCTCAAACATGAGGTCTCTGAGCACGTTGGCAACCGGCCCATCGGGCACTGGGGCATCGAAAACGACAATCGCCTCACGGACGGAAGACGTGAACTCGATGACATCGAGCGCAAGACGCCCTCGGGCCCCGCCGAGAGTTCTATCGGCGCGCTCCGACGACGAACCCGGCTTTGCAGGCCTTGTCCATGCAATCGCTACGACTAAGGCCCTGATGCCCGCAACTATCCACCCAGCCATGTCCACACCTCGCTCCGTATGACAACAACGGTAGCGCGCAATGGAGAAGCGTCCGTTGCTCGGTGACGCAATTCACTACGTTGTACACGGCAACGCCCAGGTGCGCTGGCTTCGGCTCTGCTGCTACCCCGCCTTGCGGGCTTCTGCTGCCACCGCTCGCTGTCTACGAATCTTGCGCCGTTCACGCTCAGAGAGAGCTCCCCAAATCCCGAACTTCTCAGAACTGGTGATTGCAAACTCAAGGCAATCGACACGTACCGAGCACTCCCGGCAGATGGTCTTGGCTTTCCTCGTGGATGCACCACGTTCGGGGAAGAAGAGATCCGGATCGGCACCGCGGCAATTCGCAAGGTCTTGCCATCCGTAGTCGGACCCCTTTATGGCTTCAATCAACTCGGTGAACACACTCACTCCCCTACACACACATGAATAACACCATGATAATTACGTATGAGTAATTATTATGGTGTTATTCTGGCAACTCTCCGCGCGAATGTCAACCGTGAAATTCGGTGGTAGGTGAGTAAATTGGGGCTTTGCGCTCTGAGTGCGAGAGCGATCGGCCACGCTCCGCGCGAATCGACCGGCACCGTACTGGCGGCATCGGTCGTGGGTATGGCAGTACCGAGACCGTTGCATGTCCTCTACCATTGCCTGAGTCGATTGCTCGCAGCGCGACTGCAAGACGGCCATACTGTGATCGCTACACCGAAGGAGCATTACGTGCAGGACTCACAGCTTCGCGGATCAAAATCCGTGAAGTCACGACGCAAACGACCGTTTGTTGTCGAGTTTTATGGATCCGATGTTGGGAAGAAGTGGGCAATGGCGCTCAGCGGCGTGATGCTGCTCGGATTCCTCGTCGCCCACCTTCTCGGGAACCTCAAAGTCTTTCTGGGGTCTGCTGACATCAACCTGTATGGGGAGGCACTGCGCGATCTCGGTGGCGACCTCGTCCCGGGTCAGTCGGTCTTGTGGGCCATGCGAGGCGGTTTGCTCCTCGCCTACGGCGTCCATGTCCACGCAGCATTGTCACTCTGGCGCAGAAACAGGAAGGCCCGGGGTGAGGTCGACTACGAATCTAGAAGCGACTACCTCGCCGCTACGTATGCAAGCCGATTTATGGCATACACCGGCAGCACGGTTTTCCTATTCGTGCTCTTCCATCTCGCCGACTTCACGTTCGGAGGCGTCAACCCTGATTTCCGCTACGGCGACATCTACTCGAACATGATTGCAACCTTCGAGCGGGTTCCGGTCGTCATTATCTACATCGTTGCGATCCTGGCTCTCGGAGTACACATATGGCACGGCACATGGAGTCTCTTCCAGAGCATCGGCGTGAACAGCCCGAGATTCAACCGCTGGCGCAGATTGCTCGCTTACGGCCTCACCGGTTTCATCGTGATCGGAAACATCAGCATGCCCCTGGCCGTCCAATTTGGCATCATCAAGATTTAGGGACCGCATATGACAATTCTCGACTCAAAGGTTCCTGACGGGCCGATCCAGGACAAATGGAACGACCACAAGTTCTCGATTCGATTGGTAAACCCGTCTAACAAACGCAAGTACTCCATCATTGTCATAGGGTCTGGCCTCGCAGGCGCATCTGCTGCCGCGACACTGGCGGAACTTGGTTACAGCGTGAAGGTCATCACCTATCACGACTCTCCGCGCCGTGCTCACTCGATCGCGGCGCAGGGCGGGATTAACGCCGCAAAGAACTATCACAGCGACGGTGACAGTGTGTACCGGCTGTTCTACGACACCGTCAAAGGTGGCGACTTCAGATCCAGAGAAGCGAACGTGTACCGACTTGCAGAGGTGTCGAACAACATCATCGACCAGGCGACTGCGCAGGGAGTCCCGTTCGCTCGCGAATACGGTGGCCTCCTCGACAACCGGTCGTTTGGTGGCGCCCAGGTATCCCGCACGTTCTATGCCCGCGGGCAAACGGGACAGCAGCTCCTCCTTGGCGCCTATCAGGCGCTGTCTAAGGAAATCGCCAAAGGTTCGGTAGAGCTTCTCAGCCGAACGGAGTTGCTCGAAGTTGTCGTCCACGACGGTAGGGCCGCAGGAGTAGTAGTTCGCGATCTGGTGACCGGTGAAATTGCAGCTCATACCGCTCACGCCGTCGTGCTTGCGACCGGCGGGTATTCAAATGTGTATTTTCTATCGACCAACGCAATGGCATGCAACACCACGGCGATCTGGCGAGCGCATCGCAAGGGAGCGTTCTTCGCAAACCCCTGCTACACGCAGATCCACCCGACCTGTATCCCTCAGGCAGCCGACCACCAGTCCAAGCTGACATTGATGTCAGAGTCGTTGCGCAACGACGGCCGCATTTGGGTCCCCAAGAAAGCCGGCGACAACAGGGCCGCCGCCGACATTGCGGAAGACGAGCGGGATTACTACCTCGAACGCATCTACCCGGCGTTTGGCAACCTGGTGCCGCGCGACGTTGCGTCGCGCAACGCTAAGACCCAAGTCGACACGGGCCACGGAATCGGTCCGCTGAACAACGGTGTCTACCTCGACTTCAAGCACGCCATCGAACGTCTCGGAGAAGACACCATCAGAGAACGCTACGGCAACCTGTTTGAGATGTACGAGCGGATCACCGACGACGACCCGTACAAGACACCCATGAGGATTTACCCGGCACCGCACTACACCATGGGTGGCATATGGGTCGACTACAACCTGATGACGACAGTCCCCGGTCTCTATGCGATCGGGGAAGCGAACTTCTCCGACCACGGCGCAAACCGGCTCGGGGCGTCAGCTCTAATGCAGGGTCTTGCGGACGGGTACTTTGTCCTTCCGTACACGATCGGCGACTACCTCGCGGACTTCCTCGGCGTCGACCCGCTGCCCACCGACCACTCAGCATTCAAGACTGCCATTGCGGACGTGACCGATCGGACAAAAAAGTTTCTCGCCACAACGGGCAGCCGTTCGGTTGATTGGTTCCACCGTGAACTCGGCAAGATCATGCTCGAACATTGCGGAATGGCCCGCTCGCGGCAGGGGCTAGAGACCGCCATTCGGGAGATTCCACACCTGCGAGAAGAGTTCGAA contains:
- a CDS encoding succinate dehydrogenase cytochrome b subunit, which codes for MQDSQLRGSKSVKSRRKRPFVVEFYGSDVGKKWAMALSGVMLLGFLVAHLLGNLKVFLGSADINLYGEALRDLGGDLVPGQSVLWAMRGGLLLAYGVHVHAALSLWRRNRKARGEVDYESRSDYLAATYASRFMAYTGSTVFLFVLFHLADFTFGGVNPDFRYGDIYSNMIATFERVPVVIIYIVAILALGVHIWHGTWSLFQSIGVNSPRFNRWRRLLAYGLTGFIVIGNISMPLAVQFGIIKI
- a CDS encoding WhiB family transcriptional regulator, coding for MCRGVSVFTELIEAIKGSDYGWQDLANCRGADPDLFFPERGASTRKAKTICRECSVRVDCLEFAITSSEKFGIWGALSERERRKIRRQRAVAAEARKAG
- a CDS encoding sigma-70 family RNA polymerase sigma factor, encoding MAEELVPNWEDVARRYGRKIYNYAYRLTGNPDDSADLVQEVLLRVRTGLERYTPGSFEGWLWRITRNVFLDNIRKQKRRPTIPLRDDDRGIGVSSPSPDEVLSSVRLSEDVQSALLKLPMDFRECVVLCDVVGLSYDEISDAVDIPVGTVRSRIHRGRKMLRGLLTWPM
- a CDS encoding twin-arginine translocase TatA/TatE family subunit, translating into MSNLAGSDFIWILLIVVVLFGATKLPKLARSLGASASEFKKGLEEGAEEEPAEKE
- a CDS encoding fumarate reductase/succinate dehydrogenase flavoprotein subunit, giving the protein MTILDSKVPDGPIQDKWNDHKFSIRLVNPSNKRKYSIIVIGSGLAGASAAATLAELGYSVKVITYHDSPRRAHSIAAQGGINAAKNYHSDGDSVYRLFYDTVKGGDFRSREANVYRLAEVSNNIIDQATAQGVPFAREYGGLLDNRSFGGAQVSRTFYARGQTGQQLLLGAYQALSKEIAKGSVELLSRTELLEVVVHDGRAAGVVVRDLVTGEIAAHTAHAVVLATGGYSNVYFLSTNAMACNTTAIWRAHRKGAFFANPCYTQIHPTCIPQAADHQSKLTLMSESLRNDGRIWVPKKAGDNRAAADIAEDERDYYLERIYPAFGNLVPRDVASRNAKTQVDTGHGIGPLNNGVYLDFKHAIERLGEDTIRERYGNLFEMYERITDDDPYKTPMRIYPAPHYTMGGIWVDYNLMTTVPGLYAIGEANFSDHGANRLGASALMQGLADGYFVLPYTIGDYLADFLGVDPLPTDHSAFKTAIADVTDRTKKFLATTGSRSVDWFHRELGKIMLEHCGMARSRQGLETAIREIPHLREEFERDVKVLGTNESFNQSLERAGRVADFFDLAELMCRDALDREESCGGHFRVEHKTTDGEALRDDEAFSHVSAWAWNGRGNTHTKHKEELTFENVKLATRSYK